GATTTGGGAATGACATTAAAAAAATCTTTATCTAGTAAATTTGAGTTAATACATCTTTATAATAAAGATATTGAAGTAAAAAATATAATTGATATATCAGAAAAATTAGAAGGCGTGATTAAAAATATTGGTAAGCATGCTGGAGGTATTGTTATTTCTCCTAAATCATTAATTCATTTTACTCCTATACAATATGATAGTCATAATATGTTTATTACTCAGTTTGATAAAGATGATATTGATTATGTAGGACTGTTAAAATTTGATTTTTTAGGTTTAAGAACGTTGACTGTTATTCATGAAGCATTAAAAATGATTAATCGTTTTTTGGTTAAAAAAAAACAAGTTCATTTAAATAAAATATCTTTATATGATCAAAAAAGTTTTCAATTATTAAAACAAGCTCAAACTACTGCAGTATTTCAATTAGAATCATATGGTATGAAAGATTTAATTTTAAAGTTACAACCAGATTGTTTTGAAGATATTATTTCATTAATTGCTTTATTTCGACCTGGTCCTTTACAATCAGGTATGGTGGATAATTTTATTAATCGAAAAAAAGGTAAGGAGGTGATTGCATATCCTGATATTCGGTGGCAACATAAATCTTTAAAACCTATTTTAAAATCAACATATGGTATTATATTATATCAAGAACAAGTTATGCAGATTGCTCAAGTATTGTCTGGGTATACTTTATCTTATTCAGATATTTTATTGCGAGCGATGTCAAAAAAAAATATTCATGAAATGATGAAACAACGTGCTTATTTTCAAATATCTGCATATAAAAATGGTATACCGAAAAAATTATCAGAAAAAATATTTGATTTACTTGAAAAATTTTCAGGTTATGGTTTTAATAAATCACATTCATCCGCGTATGCATTAATTTCATATCAAACACTTTGGATAAAATCAAATTATCCTGCTCAGTTTATGGCTGCTGTTATGAATTCAGATATTGATAATTCTGATAAAATTAGAATTTCTATTCGAGAATGTTTCAGAATGCGATTAAAGATTATTGCGCCTAATATTAATGATAGTAATTATTTTTTTACAGTTAATGCTAATAATGAAATAATTTATGGGTTAGGTGCAATTAGAGGTATTGGTCGATCTGTGTGTGATGCTATTATTATTGCGAGAAAAAAATTGAAAAGTTTTTCTAGTTTATTTGATCTATGTATTTATATAGATAATAAAAAAATAAATAAACGTGTTTTGGAAAAATTAATTTTTTCTGGGGCTTTAGATGTTTTTAAATTATCAAGATTTAAATTAGTGAATTTAATTCCTCAAGTATTAAAATTGTCTAATCAATATGTACATTCACGAAATATTAATCAGCTTATATTATTTAAGCCTCTTTTATGTGATGTAGAAAAATTTAGAGATGTGAATGATATACAAGATTCTTTACAATTTAAACATTGGTCGAATAAAATCCAATCTGAATTTGAAAAAGATGCATTGGGATTTTATTTTATTACTAATCCTATTAGTGAATATATTGATGAATTATTATATTATACAAATGGATTAAAAATAAAAAATATTAGTTTAGATTATAAAAATAAAGTAGTAAAAATTTTTGGGATTATTTCTGAATTACGATCAAAATTTACGAAAAGAAGTAATAAAGTTGTTTTTTTAGATTTTATTGATGGTATTGATCAAATTGAAGTTATGGTTTTAAATAATGTATTTAGTAAATATCAAGATATTTTGAATAAAGGTAATATATTAATTATTACTGGTTTAATTATTTTTAATAATATTAATAAGGTCTTTAGATTAATTGCTTATTCTATTTTAGAATTAGATGAAGCAAGAAATAAATATGTTAAGAGGATTATTTTAATAGTTTCTACTGATTTATATAATCATAGAACATTAAATAAAATTGATTATATTCTTAAACCATTTAATGTTGGCACAATACCATTAATTATGTATTATAAAAATGAGCATTTGAAAGTGTATTCTAAAATAGATAAAAGTTATAATATCATTATAAATGAAATTTTAATTAGTCAATTAAAACGGTTATTAGGTATGAAAAATGTGTATTTAAAATTTGATTAAATCGTATTTTTTATTTTTTATATTTATTAATAATATATTGTATAATATCATTAATATGTATAATTTTAGTATTATAAATTTTTTTTCTTGTTTGATATTCTATAGTATGAAATTTTATAGTATTATTATTAATAATGATAATATTTGGAATTCCAATTAAGTTAGCATCATAAAATTTTGTTCCAATTCTTTCATTGCGATCTTCTAAAAGTATTTGAATATTATTTTGTTTAAATTGTTTATATAGTTTTTCGGATATTTCTTTAATTTTATTACACACAGAAAAATTTATAGGTATTATGAGTACTTGGAATGGTGCGATATGTTTTGGCCAAATAATACCTTTATTGTCGTGATGTTGTTCAATAATAGCTGATATTAATCTCGTAATACCGATCCCATAACATCCAAGATGTACGAATTTTTGTTTTCCTTTTATATTTTGGATTCTTGCATTTATTATTTTAGAGTATTTTTTCCCAATTTGGAAAGTATGTCCTATTTCAATGCAATTTTTTATGATTGCGTTGTGGTTAAATTGTTGTTTTGTATATATGTATTTTTTCACGGATGTGTTTGAAATAATAATTTTATCTTCCCCATTTTTAGATAAAGCTTGAAATTCATGAGAACATTTTCCTCCTATCACACCAGAATCAGCTTGTACTGAATAAAATTTTAAACACATTTTTTGAAATATTTTTTTATATGTTTTATGTATTTTAATATATGTTTGTTCTAAGGATTTTTTGCTGGCATGAAATGAGTATGCATCTTTCATAATAAACTCACGTGATCGCATGATTCCAGATCTAGGTCTAATTTCATCTCTAAATTTTGTTTGTATTTGGTATATTATAATTGGTAATTTTTTATAAGATTTAATTTCTTTTTTAATAAAATCTGTCATTATTTCTTCATTGGTTGGACTTAATATAAATCTATTATTATGTCTGTCGTATATTTTAATTAATTCTTTTCCATATTCTTGAATACGATTACTTTGACACCACAGTATATCTGGTTGCATAGTAGGAAAGTACATTTCAATTGCATGACATTTTTTCATTTCATGATGTATAATTTTTTTTATATTTTTAATAACACGTAATCCATTAGGTAACCAAATATATAATCCTGATGCTAATTTTCGTATTAAACCTGATCGTAACATGAGCTGATGACTAATTATATGAGTATTATTAGGTATTTCTTTTATTGTGTATAATAAATATTTACTTGTACGCATATATTTAATTAATTATTTCAAAATCATTGTATATAATCATTATACATAAATGTTGTGAATTTTGTATTTTGTGTCCAATTATTACTTTTTTTTTATAATTTTAAGATTTATTATTAATGAATATTTTAATGAATGATGTTTTTATGGATGAAAATTGAATGGTAGTGCATATTTAATTTTATTTGATATTATTGTTTTATATTCATAATAGTGGTATTTAGTATTGTTTTTAAAGTTAATGAATTACTTTAATATGTTATTATATTCTTTTATATCTAGTTCTATAAGTTATGCAATTTTTATTACTATGTTATTTTAAATATTTTTATTTTATATTCATTTAATTATTATTTTGATGTGTATATTTTATACAGATATAGTTAATATTTTGAATTTTTTTAGTCGTGTTTATTTTTATTTGTGATCATTATATTTATTTTTATAATGAATATATAGTGTAAATAGGAAAAGTATTTTTATATTTGGTTATATAAAGATTATAAGTACTTTATTTATTTAAATGAATTATGTATATTTTAGGATATTGTAATGTTTTGGAATAATATTAATATACTTATATAATTTATATAGTAAATTGTATTTGGGTTCATTTGTTGTATAATTATTTATATTCTGAATTGTTAAACGTTATTTAATTTTTAAAATTTCAAAAAAAAAGGTTGACATATTAATAAAAAACTGTATTATAGAAAGAGTTAGTTAAATACGCTCTTTGAAAATGTAATTAGATATTTCGTGTGGGCACGAAAAATTAATTTCGAAATATTTTTTTAAATAAAAAATAAATTTCAAAATTTTAAACTATTATTTTTTATTAAGTAATAGTTATTAATTGAAGAGTTTGATCATGGCTCAGATTGAACGCTGGCGGCAAGCCTAACACATGCAAGTCGAGCGGCATCGAAAGAAAGATTTTTTTCTTGTCGGCGAGCGGCGAACGGGTGAGTAATATCTGGGGATCTGCCTAAAAGAGGGGGATAACTATTGGAAACGATAGCTAATACCGCATAATGTTGTAAAACCAAAGCAGGGGACTTTTTTATAAAGCCTTGTACTTTTAGATGAACCCAGATGAGATTAGCTTGTTGGTAAGGTAATGGCTTACCAAGGCAATGATCTCTAGCTGGTCTGAGAGGATAACCAGCCACACTGGAACTGAGACACGGTCCAGACTCCTACGGGAGGCAGCAGTGGGGAATCTTGCACAATGGGCGAAAGCCTGATGCAGCTATGCCGCGTGTATGAAGAAGGCCTTCGGGTTGTAAAGTACTTTCGCTGAGGAAGAAAAGAAAATAACTAATAATTATTTTCTGTGACGTTACTCAGTAAAGAAGCACCGGCTAACTCCGTGCCAGCAGCCGCGGTAATACGGAGGGTGCTAGCGTTAATCAGAATTACTGGGCGTAAAGAGCTCGTAGGCGGCATATTAAGTTAGATGTGAAATCCCTGAGCTCAACTTAGGAACTGCATTTAAAACTGATAAGCTAGAGTATCGTAGAGGGAGGTAGAATTCCAGGTGTAGCGGTGAAATGCGTAGATATCTGGAGGAATACCCGTGGCGAAAGCGACCTCCTAGACGAATACTGACGCTGAGGTGCGAAAGCGTGGGTAGCAAACAGGATTAGATACCCTGGTAGTCCATGCCGTAAACGATGTCGACTTGGAGGTTGTTTCCTTGAGAAATGGCTTCCGAAGCTAACGCATTAAGTCGACCGCCTGGGAAGTACGGTCGCAAGGCTAAAACTCAAATGAATTGACGGGGGCCCGCACAAGCGGTGGAGCATGTGGTTTAATTCGATGCAACGCGAAGAACCTTACCTGGTCTTGACATCCATAGAATTTTTTAGAAATAAGAAAGTGCCTTCGGGAGCTATGAGACAGGTGCTGCATGGCTGTCGTCAGCTCGTGTTGTGAAATGTTGGGTTAAGTCCCGCAACGAGCGCAACCCCTATTCTCTGTTGCCAACGGTTCGGCCGGGAACTTAGAGGAGACTGCCGGTTATAAACCGGAGGAAGGTGGGGATGACGTCAAGTCATCATGGCCCTTACGACCAGGGCTACACACGTGCTACAATGGTACATACAAAGAGAAGCAATTCTGCAAAGATGAGCAAAACTCAAAAAGTGTATCGTAGTCCGGACTGGAGTCTGCAACTCGACTCCACGAAGTCGGAATCGCTAGTAATCGTGAATCAGAACGTCACGGTGAATACGTTCCCGGGCCTTGTACACACCGCCCGTCACACCATGGGAGTGAGTTGCAAAAGAAGTAAGTAGTTTAACCTGTAAAGGAGGACGCTTACCACTTTGTGGTTCATAACTGGGGTGAAGTCGTAACAAGGTAACTGTAGGGGAACCTGCGGTTGGATCACCTCCTTATAATAAATACGATTTAATTTTTTGTGTTCACATGAATTATCTAGTAAGATTTTTCGGAGGCTTGTAGCTCAGTTGGTTAGAGCGCACCCCTGATAAGGGTGAGGTCGGTGGTTCAAGTCCACTCAGGCCTATGAATGTATATTAACCAATGGGGCTATAGCTCAGCCGGGAGAGCGCCTGCCTTGCACGCAGGAGGTCAGCGGTTCAATCCCGCTTAGCTCCAAAAATTTTAAAATATTTATTAAAATATGATTGTAAATTATGATAGACAAATAGTACTAGATACTGAAACTACTGGTCTTAATAATCAAGGAAAAATATATTTAGGTCATAGAATTATTGAAATTGGAGCAGTAGAGTTGATTAATCGTAAGTTTACAAATAATAATTTTCATGTATATATTAATCCAAATAGATCAATACAACCTGATGCATTTAAGATTCATGGTATATCTAATGATTTTTTATTAGATAAACCTACATTTGGTGATATATATAAAGATTTTATAAAATATATTAATAATTCTGAAATTATTATACACAATGCAAATTTTGATGTAGGTTTTTTAAATTATGAATTAAATAAGTTAAATTTAAAAATAAAAAAAATTTCTGATATATGCAATATTATTGATACTTTAAAAATAGCTAGATCTATTTTTCCTGGCAAAAAAAATAGTTTAGATGCATTATGTAAACGTTATAAAATTTGTATTAATCGTAAATTACATAGTGCAATTCAAGATGCTAAAATATTATCCAAAGTATATTTACGAATGACCAGTATGCAAAAAGAAATTGATTTTGTCTCAATAAATAATAAAAATATTTATAAAATACATTCTGGTCATATACATGAAAGTCAACGAAAAAAATCATTATTTGTATATAAATTAACTAATAGTGAACAAAATAGACATAATCGTTACTTGCAAAAAATGAATACTATACATCCTTGTTTATGGATTCAATAGATTATTATTTTTATTAATTTCCATGGTATAGTATTTTTATTAAATAGAAAATGTTATATTATTTTTTATATAAGGTGCGGTAGTTCAGTTGGTGAGAATACTGGCCTGTCACGCCGGGGGTCGCGGGTTCAAGTCCCGTCCGCACCGAGAAATATATTTATATAAATTGTGTATTTAAATGATTATTTTTATTTACATTTTTAATAAATGTAATATAATATATTTATTGTTTAATATTAATTATGAATAATTTATGTATACAAAATATAGCGTAACTTGGTATGCGCTTCAGATGTACGTAAAACAATTGGCGTATAAACTTTCTTCAATTAGAAAATGGAGAAGCATTGTTGCAGTTAGTAGAGGAGGATTAATACCAGCAGCTTTATTGGCACAGGAATTAAATATTCGTCTTGTAGATACTATTTGTATTGATAGTTACAATGGTCAACATTATAATAAAAAAGTTTTAGTTATGAAAACATCACCTATAGATTCTAAATATACTTTAATTGTAGATGATTTAGTGGATACAGGACGAACAGCTCAAATTATTCGTTCAATGTATCCAAAATCATATTTTGTAACAATATTTGCTAAACCTCAAGGAGAAAAATTCGTGCATCAATATGTTATTCATGTTTTTCAATATGTTTGGATTGAACAACCATATGATATTTTACATTTTATATAAACTTTTTTTTCAATCAAATTAATTATATAATATTTATATATATTTTGATTGTATTTGTTAACGGATTATTAAATATTTTATATATTATTTATATTAGGATTGCTTATGATCACAAAAGAAATTGATAATATTAAAAGTTTAATTTATAAACAAGAAAAAAAATTAGTTGATTTAAAAATTTTATCTAAAAAAAAAATTCAAATTGCTTTAAAACGTTCTCAAGAAGATATTAAAAATGCCTATAAATATTGTTTATCAAAGTATATAATTTCTATTTTATCTGATATTGATAATTTAGAAAAAACAATAGAATTATCTATAAAAGAAAAAAAATTTTTTTCTTTTATATCTTATCAGTTAAAAAAAATTTTAAAATCATTTTTAGATTTATTTAAAATATATAATATTAATATTATTAATGAAATTAATATACCTTTTGATCCTAATATACATCAAGCAATTTCAATATCTTCATCTTGTGACATACAACCTAATTATGTTATTATGATTATGCAAAAAGGTTATAAATTACATGATCGTCTTTTAAGACCAGCTATGGTTGTTGTATCACAACCATCATAATTATTAATATAATATAAATATATTTTATAAAATAATAATTTTATAATTTATTATGATTAATATAAAACGTTATTCTAGTAGTAATATTGCAATTAATAAAAAAGCATATTATAATTTTTTGATCGAAGAAACTATAGAAAGTGGTTTAATATTACAAGGTTGGGAAGTAAAATCATTAAGAAACAGTAAGGTGAATATAAAAAACGGGTATATAATATTTAATGGTAATGAAGTTTTTCTAATTGGAATTTATATTCAACCTATTATACAAAATACAAATTATATAATAAATAATAAATCTAATAGAAATATAAAATTGTTGTTACATCGAAAAGAAATTTATTATTTATATGGAAAATATAAACAATTGAGATATAGTTTAATCGCTCTTGCTTTATATTGGAAAAAATCTTGGTGTAAATTAAAAATAGGAATTGCTAAAGGTAAAACTAATCTCGATAAACGAGAAAATAAAAAAAAAAAAGAATGGATGATACAAAAACAAAAAATTGTTAGATATTTTTAAAGAATAAAATTTTACAATATTTTATATATATAGAGATTTAGATATTGTGAATAATCGTACTTTATTAACGCAAGATAGAATGTATATGCAATATGCTTTTATTTTAGCAAATCATGCATATTCTTTAGGGGAAATTCCAGTAGGAGCAGTATTAACGTTTAATAATTATATTATTGGAACAGGATTCAATTGTTCTATTTCTCAACATGATCCTACAGCCCATGCTGAAATAATAGCGATTCGACAAGCAGGTAAAGTATTAAAAAATTATCGATTGTTGTATACTACATTATATGTTACTTTAGAACCTTGTACTATGTGTTTAGGAGCTATTCTGAATAGTCGAATTAGTCGTTTAGTATTAGGAACTAAACATATTTCTAAAAAATATAAAGAATATAAACAAATAGATATTTTAAAAGAAATAAAAAATAAAAATAAAATTAAAGTAGAAGAACTTGAAGAATATTTATTTGTTTGTACAAATTTAATAAAAAATTTTTTTCGTAATAAAAGAAAAAAAAATAAATAAAACATTTATCATATTTGTAAATTATAAATTTTAATTTAATAAATATTTTTATTTATATCAATTAATTACTTATTTTAATATATAAATAAATTGCATATAATAAATATGTTATTTTATATAACTTAAATTATTATATAATATTACATAGTTTTTTGAACCCATATTTTTAAATAAATCTTTTTTTGTATTATTTTTTCTATGTTTTTTCGTGCTAATATACTACAAAGTTTAATTTTTTCTCCTTTTTGTCCGATAATAATTTTTTTATGTCTATTATTATTCACTAATATCAATGCATAAATAAAACATGTTTTTTTTATATAATTTATATTGTATGTATCAATTTTTACTTTAATATTATATGGTAGTTCTTGACCTAAAAATCGTATAAATTTTTCTCGTATAATTTCAGATATTCTAAATACAAGAGAAGAGTTTGTTGTGTATGTATGTGGAAAATCGTGATTAGCTTTAGGAATATTGTGTTTTATATATTTTAATAATAAACTTATATTTTTTTGAGTTTTAGCAGAAATGGGAATAATTGATAAAAAATTATATTTTTCTTTTATTATATTAATAAATGGTAATAATTTTTTTTTATTATCAATAAGATCAATTTTGTTAATAACTAATATAATTGGTATCAAAAATTTTTTTATTTTTTTTAAAATAATGTCTTCAATTTCAGACCATTGTGTTTTATGAATAACAAAAATAATTAATCTTAATTTTTTTTTTTTTATTAAAAAGTTATTTTTGTTATATAAAAAAAAAACATTTTTTTTTGTAGTTATACCTGGTGTATCAATATAAATAGTTTGATAATTGTTTATTGTTTTTATTCCGATAATATTATTGATAGTTGTTCCAGGTATACGAGATGTAATGGATATTTTTTCACCAACAATTTTATTTAAAAGAGTAGATTTACCTGCGTTTTTTCTTCCGAAAATACCTATATAACCACAATGAGTAGTAGATAATTTTTTCATTCGATACCTAATTGTATTAATGCTTGATATGCAGCATCTTGTTCAGCTTTTCTTCGGCTAGATCCTACACCAATTATTTTTTTTTTATTAATTTGACAACATATTGTGAATAATTGGTTATGATCTTCTCCGTAAATTTGTATTATTATATATAATGGCAATGATACATGTTGAGATTGTAAATATTCTTGAAGACGTGTTTTAGGATCTTTTTTTATATAATATTTAACATTTATTTTTTGAAGTCTTTTATGATACCATTGTAATATAAGTTTTTCTACTGTGTGAATATCACTATCTAAAAATATACTACCAATAATTGCTTCTATGGTATTTGCTAAAATTGATTCTCTATGAAAATCTCCATTTTTTAATTCACCTTGTCCTAACTTTATATAAGATCCTAAACGAAATTCATACGCAATTTTAGATAATGTATTACCTTGTACTAAAATCGATCTTATACGACTCATATTACCTTCATTGAAATGAGGAAAATTTTGATATAAAATGTTTGAAATGACAAAACTTAAAATTGAATCTCCAAGAAATTCTAACCTTTCATTATTTTGATTATTTGCGCTACGATGTGTGAGTGCTTGATATAATAATTTTTTTTTTTTAAAAGTATATTTTAAAGTTTTTTGCAATTTTTGCATGAAGTATACTTGATATTTAAATATTTATATGTTTATTTATTTTACCGTCTTATATATATTTAATTATAAAAAATTTATATAAATATAATATTTTATTATGTATTAGATGAGTTAATAAAATTTAAAATTATTATTTATAATAATTTTTAAATATTTATTTTATATTTAACGATATATAGATAATTGATTTATCCTAATAAGATAAATAAATTATTATTTAATAATAATATATTATATTTATATAATATAGTTATTGAGTTTCTTTTTTTAAAATATTAAATATATTCTGTATAAGTTAGTAATAATTATAATTTTATTTTTATAGAATGAAATACAATATATTATTATTTTAATAAATATTTAAAATTTTATAGTTATTATTACTGTTTAATAAATCTAAAATCAACTTTTATTTTTATTAAAATATGATATTATCATGATATAATAAATATTATTTTGATAAAATAATAAAAATTTTTATAATAAAATATATTTGTATTAATTAATTATCATATATTTGATTAATAAAAATATAAATCTACATAATAAAAATTTATATTTCAAAGCAATATCATAGATATTGAATATAAATATTGTATTTATATTTTAAAACATATAATGTATTTTAATAAATATAAATATTTTAAATTATTTTAGATATAGTAAAGAATTTTATTCAATTTATTTTATGGAAAAAATAGAAAAAAAAGTTTCTTTTGGTATTTTTACATTACCTATTTGTTTCATTTTCTTTTTTCCTTTTTTTTGTTTTTCTAATAATTTTCTTTTTCTGCTAATATCTCCTCCATAACATTTAGATAATACATTTTTTCTTAATTGTTTAATAGTTGCACGAGCAATAATATTATTATTAATCATAGCTTGAATAACAATATTAAATTGATGTTTTGGAATAATAGTTTTGATTTTATTTACTATTTTATGAGCTTGAGATTTTGAATTTTCTCGATGTATAATTAAAGATAATGCATCAATTTTTTTAGTATTGATTAATATATCTAAACATACTATATCTGTTTTTTGAAAATATTTAAAATCGTATTCTAATGATGCATATCCTTGAGAAGAGGATTTTAATTGATCAAAAAAATTAACAACAATTTCTGACATAGGAATATCATATTGTAATGTTACTTGATTCGAATGATATATTATATTATGTTGTTTACCTCTTTTATTAGAACATAAATTTAAAATATTTCCAATATATTTAATAGGTGTTAAAATATTACAACGTGCAATTGGTTCACGAATTTCTTTAATTTTTTTATATTTTGATAAGTCTGATGGATGATAAATATAAACAATATTATTATCTAATGTTTGTATTTCATATATAACACTAGGAATAGTAGATATAACATCTAATTTATATTCTCTTTCTAATCTAGCTTGAATAATTTCCATATGTAATAAACCTAAAAATCCACATTTAAAACCAAATCCTAAAGAATGAGAAAATTCCGGTTGATAAAATAAAGAAGCATCATTTAAGCTTAATTTCT
This portion of the Buchnera aphidicola (Stegophylla sp.) genome encodes:
- the gpt gene encoding xanthine phosphoribosyltransferase produces the protein MYTKYSVTWYALQMYVKQLAYKLSSIRKWRSIVAVSRGGLIPAALLAQELNIRLVDTICIDSYNGQHYNKKVLVMKTSPIDSKYTLIVDDLVDTGRTAQIIRSMYPKSYFVTIFAKPQGEKFVHQYVIHVFQYVWIEQPYDILHFI
- the era gene encoding GTPase Era, coding for MKKLSTTHCGYIGIFGRKNAGKSTLLNKIVGEKISITSRIPGTTINNIIGIKTINNYQTIYIDTPGITTKKNVFFLYNKNNFLIKKKKLRLIIFVIHKTQWSEIEDIILKKIKKFLIPIILVINKIDLIDNKKKLLPFINIIKEKYNFLSIIPISAKTQKNISLLLKYIKHNIPKANHDFPHTYTTNSSLVFRISEIIREKFIRFLGQELPYNIKVKIDTYNINYIKKTCFIYALILVNNNRHKKIIIGQKGEKIKLCSILARKNIEKIIQKKIYLKIWVQKTM
- the dnaQ gene encoding DNA polymerase III subunit epsilon, translated to MIVNYDRQIVLDTETTGLNNQGKIYLGHRIIEIGAVELINRKFTNNNFHVYINPNRSIQPDAFKIHGISNDFLLDKPTFGDIYKDFIKYINNSEIIIHNANFDVGFLNYELNKLNLKIKKISDICNIIDTLKIARSIFPGKKNSLDALCKRYKICINRKLHSAIQDAKILSKVYLRMTSMQKEIDFVSINNKNIYKIHSGHIHESQRKKSLFVYKLTNSEQNRHNRYLQKMNTIHPCLWIQ
- the smpB gene encoding SsrA-binding protein SmpB; the protein is MINIKRYSSSNIAINKKAYYNFLIEETIESGLILQGWEVKSLRNSKVNIKNGYIIFNGNEVFLIGIYIQPIIQNTNYIINNKSNRNIKLLLHRKEIYYLYGKYKQLRYSLIALALYWKKSWCKLKIGIAKGKTNLDKRENKKKKEWMIQKQKIVRYF
- the dnaE gene encoding DNA polymerase III subunit alpha, whose protein sequence is MDPKFIHLCVRSDYSITSGLYTPRELVNKTYNLNMPAIGMVDYGNFYGAIKFYKSCYSMGIKPIFGVKFKLQSDLLNNQLSNINILAYNNVGYHNLIILISKAHQKKFQSIYSKNDIIICQSWLIQYKEGLIILSGGCKGDFGKYLIQGNYKIVNSFIDFYRKYFPQAYYLEVTRTNREYEEEYIYHAIKLSMCKNIPIVATNDVCFINKNDFSIHDIRVSIYQGIPVNSEKFFSHYSQEQFMKSEQEMCSLFSDIPEALENSVIIAKRCNVIIKTGKYFLPNFPTKKMNVRDFLVLKSVEGLKNRLETLYSNQEIETSVYKKYHNRLFYELDIINRMKFPEYFLVVMEFVQWAKSHNIPVGPGRGSGAGSLVAYVLKITELDPLAFDLLFERFLNPERISMPDFDIDFCMDKRDLVIEHVSQFYGRHHVAQIITFGKMSAKAVVRDVGRALGYPYGFINNISKLIPLDLGMTLKKSLSSKFELIHLYNKDIEVKNIIDISEKLEGVIKNIGKHAGGIVISPKSLIHFTPIQYDSHNMFITQFDKDDIDYVGLLKFDFLGLRTLTVIHEALKMINRFLVKKKQVHLNKISLYDQKSFQLLKQAQTTAVFQLESYGMKDLILKLQPDCFEDIISLIALFRPGPLQSGMVDNFINRKKGKEVIAYPDIRWQHKSLKPILKSTYGIILYQEQVMQIAQVLSGYTLSYSDILLRAMSKKNIHEMMKQRAYFQISAYKNGIPKKLSEKIFDLLEKFSGYGFNKSHSSAYALISYQTLWIKSNYPAQFMAAVMNSDIDNSDKIRISIRECFRMRLKIIAPNINDSNYFFTVNANNEIIYGLGAIRGIGRSVCDAIIIARKKLKSFSSLFDLCIYIDNKKINKRVLEKLIFSGALDVFKLSRFKLVNLIPQVLKLSNQYVHSRNINQLILFKPLLCDVEKFRDVNDIQDSLQFKHWSNKIQSEFEKDALGFYFITNPISEYIDELLYYTNGLKIKNISLDYKNKVVKIFGIISELRSKFTKRSNKVVFLDFIDGIDQIEVMVLNNVFSKYQDILNKGNILIITGLIIFNNINKVFRLIAYSILELDEARNKYVKRIILIVSTDLYNHRTLNKIDYILKPFNVGTIPLIMYYKNEHLKVYSKIDKSYNIIINEILISQLKRLLGMKNVYLKFD
- the tadA gene encoding tRNA adenosine(34) deaminase TadA, which encodes MNNRTLLTQDRMYMQYAFILANHAYSLGEIPVGAVLTFNNYIIGTGFNCSISQHDPTAHAEIIAIRQAGKVLKNYRLLYTTLYVTLEPCTMCLGAILNSRISRLVLGTKHISKKYKEYKQIDILKEIKNKNKIKVEELEEYLFVCTNLIKNFFRNKRKKNK
- the rnc gene encoding ribonuclease III, with amino-acid sequence MQKLQKTLKYTFKKKKLLYQALTHRSANNQNNERLEFLGDSILSFVISNILYQNFPHFNEGNMSRIRSILVQGNTLSKIAYEFRLGSYIKLGQGELKNGDFHRESILANTIEAIIGSIFLDSDIHTVEKLILQWYHKRLQKINVKYYIKKDPKTRLQEYLQSQHVSLPLYIIIQIYGEDHNQLFTICCQINKKKIIGVGSSRRKAEQDAAYQALIQLGIE
- the proS gene encoding proline--tRNA ligase; the protein is MRTSKYLLYTIKEIPNNTHIISHQLMLRSGLIRKLASGLYIWLPNGLRVIKNIKKIIHHEMKKCHAIEMYFPTMQPDILWCQSNRIQEYGKELIKIYDRHNNRFILSPTNEEIMTDFIKKEIKSYKKLPIIIYQIQTKFRDEIRPRSGIMRSREFIMKDAYSFHASKKSLEQTYIKIHKTYKKIFQKMCLKFYSVQADSGVIGGKCSHEFQALSKNGEDKIIISNTSVKKYIYTKQQFNHNAIIKNCIEIGHTFQIGKKYSKIINARIQNIKGKQKFVHLGCYGIGITRLISAIIEQHHDNKGIIWPKHIAPFQVLIIPINFSVCNKIKEISEKLYKQFKQNNIQILLEDRNERIGTKFYDANLIGIPNIIIINNNTIKFHTIEYQTRKKIYNTKIIHINDIIQYIINKYKK
- the grpE gene encoding nucleotide exchange factor GrpE, which codes for MITKEIDNIKSLIYKQEKKLVDLKILSKKKIQIALKRSQEDIKNAYKYCLSKYIISILSDIDNLEKTIELSIKEKKFFSFISYQLKKILKSFLDLFKIYNINIINEINIPFDPNIHQAISISSSCDIQPNYVIMIMQKGYKLHDRLLRPAMVVVSQPS